In Mycobacterium sp. 050128, one genomic interval encodes:
- a CDS encoding hemolysin family protein gives MTGISQLLGALALIVLGGVFAAIDGAISTVSLARVAELVRDERPGARSLSKVMADRPRYINLVVLLRITCEVTATVLLVVFLYDNFGLNWAVFGAATIMVLTSFIVIGVGPRTLGRQHAYQISLVLAIPLQVISSLLMPVSRLLVVIGNALTPGRGLRNGPFASEIELREVVDLAQQRGVVAADERRMIESVFELGDTPAREVMVPRTEMIWIESDKFASQAMNLAVRSGHSRIPVIGENVDDIVGVVYLKDLVEQTFLAADGGRDIKVAQVMRPAVFVPDSKPLDALLREMQRDRNHMALLVDEYGAIAGLVSIEDVLEEIVGEIADEYDEAEVAPIEDLGDKHFRVSSRLPIEDVGELYDVEFDDDLDVDTVGGLLALELGRVPLPGAEVVSHGLRLRAEGGTDHRGRVRIGTVLLSPAEPADHELEGTHHG, from the coding sequence TTGACCGGGATATCTCAGCTCCTCGGTGCGCTCGCGTTGATTGTTCTGGGTGGGGTCTTCGCGGCGATCGACGGAGCCATCAGCACGGTGTCGCTGGCCCGAGTGGCCGAGCTGGTGCGCGACGAGCGGCCCGGTGCGCGATCGCTGTCGAAGGTGATGGCCGACCGGCCGCGCTACATCAACCTCGTGGTGCTGTTGCGCATCACATGCGAGGTCACCGCGACCGTACTGCTGGTGGTCTTTCTGTACGACAACTTCGGCCTGAACTGGGCGGTGTTCGGCGCGGCGACCATCATGGTGCTGACCAGCTTTATCGTCATCGGGGTGGGCCCGCGCACGCTCGGCCGTCAGCACGCGTATCAGATCTCGCTGGTGCTGGCCATTCCGCTGCAGGTGATTTCGTCGCTACTGATGCCGGTCAGCCGCCTGCTGGTGGTCATCGGTAACGCGCTCACCCCGGGCCGCGGCCTGCGCAACGGACCGTTCGCGTCCGAGATCGAGTTGCGCGAAGTCGTCGACCTGGCCCAGCAGCGCGGCGTGGTGGCCGCCGACGAGCGCCGGATGATCGAGTCGGTGTTCGAACTCGGCGATACCCCGGCGCGCGAGGTGATGGTGCCGCGCACCGAGATGATCTGGATCGAGAGTGACAAGTTCGCCAGCCAGGCGATGAACTTGGCGGTGCGCAGCGGACATTCGCGCATCCCGGTGATCGGCGAGAACGTCGACGACATCGTCGGCGTGGTGTACCTGAAAGACCTTGTCGAGCAGACGTTCTTGGCCGCTGACGGTGGGCGTGACATCAAGGTGGCGCAGGTGATGCGCCCGGCCGTCTTCGTGCCCGACTCCAAGCCGCTGGATGCGCTGCTGCGCGAAATGCAGCGCGACCGCAACCACATGGCGCTGCTCGTCGACGAGTACGGCGCGATCGCCGGTCTGGTCAGCATCGAAGACGTGCTGGAGGAGATCGTCGGTGAAATCGCCGACGAATACGACGAGGCCGAGGTGGCACCGATAGAAGATTTGGGCGACAAGCACTTTCGGGTGTCGTCGCGGCTGCCGATCGAAGACGTCGGCGAACTCTACGACGTCGAATTCGACGACGATCTCGACGTCGACACGGTGGGCGGCCTGCTGGCACTCGAGTTGGGGCGGGTTCCGCTGCCCGGTGCCGAGGTGGTCTCGCACGGCCTGCGGCTGCGCGCCGAAGGCGGCACCGACCATCGCGGGCGGGTGCGGATCGGCACCGTGCTGCTGAGCCCGGCCGAGCCGGCGGACCACGAACTCGAGGGCACGCATCATGGCTGA
- a CDS encoding cytidine deaminase, giving the protein MAEQLDSEDAKLVVLARAAMAHAHARSAASVRDVDGRTYAAAPVDLSALRLTGLQAAVAAAVSSGATGLEAAVLVAGSADDAGIAAVRELSPTAAIILTDRGGTPL; this is encoded by the coding sequence ATGGCTGAGCAACTCGACTCCGAGGACGCCAAGCTGGTGGTGCTGGCCCGCGCCGCAATGGCCCACGCCCACGCCCGCAGCGCCGCCTCGGTGCGCGACGTCGACGGCCGCACGTATGCGGCTGCGCCCGTGGACTTGTCGGCGCTGCGGCTCACCGGACTGCAGGCCGCGGTCGCCGCGGCCGTATCCAGCGGGGCGACGGGGCTGGAGGCCGCCGTGCTGGTGGCGGGGTCGGCCGACGACGCCGGCATCGCCGCTGTGCGCGAGCTCAGCCCCACCGCGGCGATCATCCTGACCGATCGCGGCGGCACCCCGCTATGA
- the era gene encoding GTPase Era: MSEFRSGFVCLVGRPNTGKSTLTNALVGTKVAITSKRPQTTRHTIRGIVHRENFQIILVDTPGLHRPRTLLGKRLNELVRDTYTEVDVIGLCIPADEAIGPGDRWILDQIRSVAPKTTLVVIVTKIDKVPKDRVAAQLLAVSELVDGAAEIVPVSAVAGTQVDVLIDVLAAALPPGPAYYPDGELTDEPEEILMAELIREAALEGVRDELPHSLAVVIDEVNPREDRDDLIDVHALLYVERDSQKGIIIGKGGARLREVGTAARAQIEKLLGTKVYLELRVKVAKNWQSDPKQLGRLGF; this comes from the coding sequence ATGAGCGAATTCCGTTCGGGCTTCGTATGTTTGGTGGGCCGGCCGAACACCGGCAAGTCGACGCTGACAAACGCTCTGGTCGGCACCAAGGTGGCGATCACCTCGAAGCGCCCGCAGACCACCCGCCACACCATCCGCGGCATCGTGCACCGGGAGAACTTTCAGATCATTCTGGTCGACACCCCGGGCCTGCACCGGCCGCGCACCCTGCTGGGCAAGCGGCTCAATGAATTGGTCCGGGACACCTACACCGAAGTCGACGTGATCGGGCTGTGCATCCCGGCCGACGAGGCCATCGGACCCGGAGACCGCTGGATCCTCGACCAGATTCGTTCGGTCGCCCCGAAGACCACCCTCGTCGTCATCGTCACCAAAATCGACAAGGTGCCCAAGGACCGGGTGGCCGCCCAGCTCCTCGCGGTCAGTGAACTCGTCGACGGTGCGGCCGAAATCGTTCCGGTGTCAGCGGTGGCCGGCACCCAGGTCGACGTGCTGATCGACGTGTTGGCCGCCGCGCTGCCCCCCGGCCCGGCGTATTACCCCGACGGGGAGCTGACCGACGAGCCCGAAGAGATCTTGATGGCCGAGCTGATCCGCGAGGCCGCACTGGAAGGTGTTCGCGACGAGCTTCCGCATTCACTGGCGGTGGTGATCGACGAGGTCAACCCGCGCGAGGACCGCGACGACCTGATCGACGTGCACGCGCTGCTCTATGTCGAGCGGGACAGCCAGAAGGGCATCATCATCGGCAAGGGCGGGGCCCGGCTTCGCGAAGTGGGCACGGCGGCGCGCGCGCAAATCGAGAAACTGCTCGGCACCAAGGTCTATCTCGAACTGCGCGTAAAGGTCGCCAAGAACTGGCAAAGCGACCCCAAACAACTTGGGCGACTAGGCTTTTAG
- a CDS encoding PPE domain-containing protein — MTQPLTVNVEKQELLARASELEQLIPNLPSELQGLQAPCNLAPIVAAAEQLVLSANNMRIYLAVGEKERANLAESLRNAADAYEDADEGAAHALHDETSVSNRPVKHADQAVDRASLKDTRLAADPLPGEFQTVKQRAFDLEQPDQGAAFLAFADAWATHRVALLQAVVRFRPFTEWSGTACSAVEANFDQQRSWLTGMAELCNQLVTQAHTVVDAHRWMRSAHIVFPDLNPAGGDYVLDYAEILRCEETWERIWDDPAQAAYKQSYIEFFQKAQEKSDELVGQYQQKANLPLAPINPPTPPAATGIQPPSDDNLPDGSGSLYPDGSAGDAPAGVPGVPSIPSLPMGATPKTPAQPGPALAGSKDTKAPGLPKAGAPGLKPASVGLGGLAMPSTPLQDPHYTTASPGAAAKGAEGPGLAVPGRGAGGAMGGGGMGAAPLGAQGDRGAGKGKRLQQDDDAIYTENRAWTEGIIGRLPAAKSATDQKGQKP, encoded by the coding sequence ATGACGCAACCGTTGACGGTCAATGTGGAGAAGCAAGAGCTTCTGGCCCGGGCCAGCGAGCTGGAGCAACTGATCCCGAATCTGCCCTCCGAGTTGCAAGGCCTGCAGGCGCCGTGCAACCTTGCGCCGATCGTCGCGGCGGCCGAACAACTTGTGTTGTCCGCCAACAACATGCGGATCTATTTGGCGGTGGGCGAAAAGGAGCGGGCAAATCTGGCGGAGTCGCTGCGTAACGCGGCCGATGCCTACGAGGACGCGGACGAGGGCGCCGCGCACGCTCTGCACGACGAAACCTCCGTGTCGAACCGGCCGGTGAAGCACGCCGATCAGGCGGTGGACCGAGCATCGCTGAAGGACACGCGCCTGGCGGCCGACCCGTTGCCGGGCGAATTTCAGACGGTCAAACAACGGGCGTTCGACCTGGAGCAACCCGACCAAGGTGCCGCATTTCTCGCCTTCGCGGATGCATGGGCGACCCACCGGGTCGCGCTGCTGCAAGCTGTCGTTCGCTTCCGGCCTTTCACCGAATGGTCGGGCACGGCGTGCTCGGCGGTTGAGGCGAACTTCGATCAACAGCGATCGTGGTTGACCGGCATGGCGGAATTGTGCAACCAGTTGGTCACTCAAGCCCACACCGTCGTAGATGCGCACCGCTGGATGCGCAGTGCGCACATCGTATTTCCCGATCTCAACCCCGCCGGCGGCGATTACGTCCTCGACTACGCGGAAATTCTGCGTTGCGAAGAAACTTGGGAACGCATTTGGGACGACCCCGCGCAGGCCGCATACAAGCAGTCCTACATCGAGTTTTTCCAGAAAGCTCAGGAAAAGTCGGACGAGCTCGTCGGGCAATACCAGCAGAAGGCGAACCTGCCGTTAGCACCGATCAACCCTCCGACGCCGCCGGCGGCCACCGGAATCCAGCCGCCGTCAGACGACAACCTTCCTGACGGCAGCGGGTCACTGTATCCGGACGGCTCAGCCGGCGACGCACCGGCCGGGGTACCTGGCGTCCCCAGCATCCCGAGTCTGCCGATGGGCGCCACCCCGAAGACGCCGGCGCAGCCCGGTCCGGCCTTGGCGGGCAGCAAAGACACCAAGGCCCCGGGCCTGCCCAAAGCGGGTGCGCCGGGGCTCAAGCCGGCGTCGGTCGGCCTCGGCGGGCTCGCAATGCCGTCGACTCCGTTGCAGGATCCGCACTACACCACGGCGTCGCCAGGCGCCGCGGCGAAGGGTGCCGAGGGCCCCGGCCTTGCGGTGCCCGGCCGGGGCGCGGGCGGTGCGATGGGTGGCGGCGGCATGGGCGCGGCCCCACTGGGCGCCCAGGGCGATCGAGGTGCCGGCAAGGGCAAGCGCCTGCAGCAAGACGATGACGCGATCTATACCGAGAACCGTGCATGGACCGAGGGCATCATCGGGCGACTCCCGGCGGCGAAGAGCGCTACCGACCAGAAAGGCCAGAAGCCGTGA